Within Pseudorca crassidens isolate mPseCra1 chromosome 8, mPseCra1.hap1, whole genome shotgun sequence, the genomic segment GGCTCGGGGGCTCTGTCCTCTGTGTGCCTCACGCTGACGATCACGGGCCGGCGTCGGCTCCCGCCGCGACTTCCTAGCTACTCACCCCGACCTACCTCACAGCCTCTACGGGGACAACGTGAGTTTGTCTTTCTTTTCGGGCTGAAAAACACTGTAAATTTCACAACAGACTAACTGCTAACATTTAAAATCCGTCTGTATTACATTTCAGGAAAAGTATGATTATGTATCTGCACTGTTTCATGAATAAGTTACAACAAGCAACTAGAAATAAACTTAAGACATTCCATTTTATGTAAGAAATTTCAGATTAGTGCACTATGATTTATGAACCATGACAACtctcttaatattttatataactcaGTTATGTGACATTTTTCCTGATAAGCACTTCAACTGACTTCTCAATAATACATCTTTATATTTATGAAAGTGTAAATACTTTGAATACATTCTTTCATCATTCATAATGGGCAGAAATATACTAATATTTACTAAtctttcagcttttctttttaaaaagaaacaccaaaaaaTAGGTCACTGAGAGCTTTTTCCTGCAGAGACAAAAACGGTTATTTGTCATAAGAATTTAAtaagttttagaagaaaaaaaatatatatttccttgaTCCATTCTCTTCTGAATTCAAACCAGCATGTAGAGATTataaaaaatagtctatttaCACAGCATAGTGCACCTCAGTGAtatacaaaacaaagcaataaaaaagCACAACCATATATCGGCTTCCTAGGAGAGACAACTGACATACAGCTTTATGCACACAACGGTTGACCACTATCCTATGCACGCCGAAAAAACTGGTCAAATACTAGAGGAAATTAAACATACAAAACTTAATGCTAATAATGGCCAAATATGCCTAAAACGTCAATGTTTTATAAAACCACTAAGGGACAAGTAACCAAGTacatgaaattataaaaagagCATGGGTGCGTCTGTGTGGGCTGCGTGTCGGCACGGGGCTGGCGGATACAGCGGGGGCTCCTCGGCCAGCGCAGCCTACGTCACCACGTGGGGCCTCGTCCCATCCTCCGTGAGGTCGTACCTGAGACACAGGAAGACACACGGTCACAGGGGACGCGCTCCTGAATGGACGCACGGGGCTCTGCGTCTGTCTGTTGGGGGGCACTCACCACTGGGTCCAGCCTTTGGCGAGTTCTTCAGATGCCAGACCGACCAGGACCTGTGGTGAGAAAAGGCCTGCAACAGTGGGTTtcaggcctctcaccatcgctTCCGATCTTCTCTGGCAACACACTCTCCCTCATTTTCAGCCTCTCACTTTTCAACTTTTCTACCCTTATGATCCACCCATGACCTATACGGTCAATTATACCCAAGAGGCCCTTCCTGTATCCAACAGTCCTGACAGGAAGTTATCACAAAGTACCAGGGGGGGATAATTCACATTGATACCAGCTCACAAACCACTCACAGCAGCTTAGCTGACGTGGTTTATCCATGTACATAAATCTAGTCTAAAAAGAGTACTCTGGGTTAAGTGTTTAATTTTTACAAagcgtagggtttttttttttcgaaCTTACTTTGCCGAGAAGCCCTTTGTCTTTGGACAGGAAGCCACCGCTGTTCTTCACGGCCACGTCCAAGGTTCTCCTCTGCACGTCCGGCAACGAGACACTGAAATCAAAGCTGAAGTGGAAAACAGAGGATCATCCTTAAATTTCTCCATAATTTTGCTCTGTTTTACCGTAACTAAAAAATGACATTGCTGCTTATGAGACCATTCCAAATGTgatgttcattttttattataaaactgaTCTCTCCTGCTAGATGTTTGGACCTGGCCCTTCAGGAAGActcaaagtgtttttttttttccattattctcTAAACATAAGAGGAGACTGGAATCCTAAACATGCGAAAGGCTGACCCTGTGGCTCCCCCGTGTGGACACAATGCCTGACTCCCGGTGTAAAACGTGGGCCATGGTGTGCGACACACTGGGGGGCCCAGGGCAGTCCGCTCCCCCAAAGAGGGTGAGCTCCAAGCCTGCAAGTGAACAGAAGTGGGGTGTCCGAGAAGCAGCCTTACAGAGGAGGGGATCTGCAGGCACCTTCTGGAGCCTGAAACCGGATGCTGCAGAACAAAAGCCTCCAGAAGCGAAGGTGGCAAAGCAGAGGACAAGGTCGGAGGCCTTGTGGGGACACGGGGACATGTGGACATGGCCGGCCTTCCCAAGAGCGAGCAGCCTGAACCCCAGGTTTGCAGGAACTCTTAGAGGCTGCGGCTGAGCCAGACACCCACACCAGGACCGGGTGCCTGCCCATCGGTTTCTCATCTCCGCGTAAATAAAGTCACTGGTGAGAAGCCATGATTAAGTGACTAGTAACTGAGTTAATGGATATCAACACCATTCAACTTACTATTTCTCCACATGTGCACAGGCCAAGGCTGGTGGAGTGTGGCCTGAGGATTCACGATGTGATGCTCAaatgcctatttatttatttatgttaacaaGTTTATGACCGCTCTTCGGGAGGCGTTTTTCACTCATGCTCTCACTGGTGTAAATGCCTCCATCATTCCAAGGCACCACCAGGCCTTCCTTGAGTGGTGAACACAACTGTCTACCCCACTGAGTGGACGCGTACCTCTGATCAAACACGGGGTTCAGCGTTTTCTTTGACACgtgtgtttttctccttcctgacCTCCTCTTGTCTGGTAACAAATACAGGCGGACGTAGGGATCAGAGCCGTCTTCAGAGAAGGCAATGAGATTTCTTATAACACAAACCAGAGAATGCTCGGTATTAGAATCTACCTAAGATTAGATACCTAATTAGATACCTAATCTATCTAAGGAGCACCACACTGGAACTTACTACCTGGTTTTACTTGCATCCCGTGACTGCCTCCTTCCCACGCGCACTTCAGTCAGCGGCTCTGCAGAGGTGGCCTCTGCCCCGTTTCCTGCGCCCAGGGTTTGGGGGATGTTCTGACCCGCAGAGAATCACCTTTCCACACTGCTTCACTGTCCCCTCCCGCGGCCAGCCTCGCGGGAGACCCCTCCCCGGCTCCTGCTCAGGCCACGGACCCCACCCTCTGCCCTTCGTCCACCCGAACGCTTCACAGACACAGGCCCACCTCCTTCACGCAGCTTCATGCTGCTCTCGTCCTCGGACAACTGGGCCAAACACGCTAGTATTTAATTACAGCCGACCCTTGAACCACGTGGACGTTAAGGGCTCCAACCCTCCGCATATGTGGTTCCGCATCCTTGAAGTCAACCAACTGCAAATCGTGTAGGGTGGTGGCATTTACTACTGAAAAGCTCCTCGTGTAGGTGGAGCCATGCCGCTCAAACCCAcgctgttcaagggtcagctgtccCTGCAACCACTTCCAATTGTTCACTTGTTGATGGACCGAAAGCCCACGAGGGAGAGTCCTCTGAATCAGACTGCTGCTCCGGAATCTCACATAGTAATTATCTCGGCAGCAGGAacatagaaggtgctcaataaataggtaGTGAAGCGAACTCGACATTTATATAATCATGTTTCTAAATGTTACTAATTTTACTTTCCTGTTTCCACGTCTTTTTATAACGTCCAAATATTTCTACCACATATCTCCATCACAGCTACTAGTGAGACAATCAAGtcacataaaggaaaataatcagcGCCACACCATCATCAGTCATCAAACACAAACTGAAGCAACACCGTCACATCACGTTATGTTTACTGAACCAGTACAAACCGCCCTGCTTGTGGGGAAAAGAGCTCGTGGGCTCTTCCCGAACAACTACAGCTATTCCTGTCACTATCCCACAGACTTGCCTGAATTCTCTGAATTGTTATAAATCCACTCCTGGAAATTGAATCCCCAAAAGACACTTCACTAAAAGAAAACTATGCTTATTATCATGTTGTAAACATTCAACCACAGGGAATGTTTTATGAACTGCAATATGGCAGTTTAAGGGAGTGTTGCAAAGCAACCAAAACGGTTAGTAACAGAAAATGTTATGAAACAAGGTTAAGAACCTGAAAACCAGGACTACGGTATCTAACTGCAGTATTGCCTACTTGCTCTCGTCTGTAAATGAAACAAACTGCTGTCCGTGACGCGAGAGCCGAGAGCCCGGCTCACCTGCAGGAGTGCACGACCACCACCAGCTTGTTCCTCTGCGAGCTGTGCCGGACGGTCAGCTGGATCTGCCCCAGCGGGGACTGTCCCAGGGTCGTCCCACTGAGGAAACAAAGCCGAGAGTGAGAGCACTCCTCAGACAGCACAGCGGCTGTGagcacattcattcactcagacaAGCGGGAAGCAAAGCACCCACGAACATGAACCTAGTCTGAACTTCTGGGTATGAACGGACCAGCTGGATTCATACTTCCTCCGAGGGTTCAATATAACCCAATTGCTGACAACCATGTAGCCCAAAGTGAGAACAAGACACAGGCTTCTCCTTACAAGCATCCACTCTTCAGAGTTTCTGAAGCTATGTCTACCCTAGAACTGCCCAAATCTGCACTCCTTTCTCAGAGCCCCTTGCTGTGCACCTCACGGGTCGTCTGATGAGgtcacaccccctcccctccatccccatCTCAGGCTGAGGCACCAGCTCCAGGACAACCAATGACGGCTCTGACTCAGCTCTGAGATCTTCTCGGTTTCTCCTCAAATTTAGCTCCTGGGAAAAACtggtttcttatttaaaattctatttctttctagAGCAAGGGAGAGACAGGGATTGCTTCCTTTCTCCTGAAATTGCAGCCACGAGCAGAGCTGCTCTGCGCATGGGTTAAGGCCGCCTGCCCCGGCTGAGCCCTGGGCCACAGGCTCCACACCTCGGCCTCTGCTCCGTGCTCAGCACACCGCAGGGCAGCAAAGAGGAGACCGCCCCAAAGGGCAACCCACTCCCCCTGCTGAGAGGAAAAGGCTCACGTTAGGGTAGCTGCAGACTTTGTCCTTATCTAAGGAAACCACGGACACGCCCATGACTCAGGGGGCATAAGTGAGAAATCCACACAAACATCCACAGACAGACAAACCCGCTGGGCGGTGAGATGGGTGGGGGCCAAGCATGAAAGAGCAGGGCCTGTTCTCATGTGACAAACGTGTCCAGCTTCCGCCAAGCCTTTCCGCGTCAGGTCAGCTTTAGACTCTGCCTTCCTGGTCTGAGGATCCCCCCACTGTTCCTAAGCTTTAAATAAGCCAAATACTAGGCCCTGGAAAATGGCAGGTTTACTTTGAAAGCCAAAGGCTCGGTGAGCGAAAGGGCCACACTGCCTGAAAGCTGTTTGGCTTAGGACCGCGTTCCCTCCCCGCAGCCCGCGGGTCAAGAGCCAATTCAGCAAGAGCAAGGGGCGTCTAGTTACTTCTCAAGCTGCCGCAGCCTCTGTCGCAGCTCCTGTGTGGCGACGGGCAGCGAGATGTCTGAGGCGATGCTTGGGGTGGGCTCCTTGACGGAGACGTGGCTGGGGGAGCCGGTGCTGCCGGCCTGGAGGCTGGAGGAGCTTCTGCCCAGGTCCCGCGGACCCTGCGGGCTGGCCTCTGCGGGTTGGGCTCTCTCTTCCACACCTGGCTTATTATCGCAGCCCCCCATGACCGGCGTGGATGGGGCTGTGCTGCTGTCAGCAGTGCCTGGCGATGCAGACATCTGAGATCTGACAgatatttttctcccttccttggaAACAGAGGGTCGCTTTACTTGAGCTGAGTGCTGGTGGTCTGGAGACCTTTCTTGCTTTTCAAGGTGGAGTACCTTGAGGTgaaaatagatacaaaattaaaacgGGTGACACTGGTAACAGCCTCATACATGAACAGCTTTAGAGATACTCATTTGCAAACGTTTCTTTGAAGCTTGGcacaaaacatgaaaaacaatCTAGCCTCTCTGTTCAGCTATCCTACCATATTACAGAAAGTGCAGAAAAAGGCACATGCGGGTAAGCATCACAGCACCGCGTGGTGCCAGCCACACTTCTGTGCATCTCTCTCCGGCCTCCTCCTGTCCACTCTTCTGCACAGTGGTGACAGCTTGACAGTGGCAGAGCCCAAGCCACAAACCCCATCCTACACTGACCCTTATCCTACCGTCTCCACCAGCGACCGGGGCAGGGCGAGGCTGCCAGACCCCTAGGGTTGACATGGGAGCAACACCTCCCCGCTTTGCTTCCTTTCACATTAGCTCTGAGCGTGCACATGTACCTGAGCAGTCTAAACCCTGCATTGGGGGTCATCCCAACGGCCTGAAGCTTCTTCCCGCTTTTACCAAGTAAAGCTGCAGCCAACACCCCCAGTTCTGTGTTATTACCAGGAGTCAGATTTCCAGAGAAAGGGCTCTGTGGTTTACAGCTGAAGACACTGAAGTCCCTTCTGGAAAGGCTGTGACCAGGCACAAGGAGGCCGTTTCCATCACACCTTCCACAGACTaagtttgttttactttaaaaaaaagttggttctgcattttaatttgcattttaaaaattagagagtTTTAGCATTTTCCCGTATGTTTGCCAGTTTTATTTTCAGCATTTCCTTAGGTACTTACAAATGAATCATCGTCTATTTTGGacaatatttttcctgtaatcTCTACCGTCTTGcagagttttttttaattcttttttctgaatGACCTTTGAAAATTTAACATTAGCAGAAAACTTTATTGATCCAGATAGCAATACTTTCTGgacaaaaggattaaaaaaaaaaaaaaaaacgctggtGGGATTCATGTGAAAGCCCAAGGAACAATTCCGGGCCTGCTCAAGCAACCTGGAAACTCTGCTGCTGTTGGTGTCGGAGTCCAAGCCCTGGTCATCTCTCCCCTGAGCTACACAGCCAGCAGCAATGTGAAAACTCACACTCCCCGTAAAGCACGGCCCTGTCATCCCTGCCCCGCGCCCAGCACCGTGAGCACCACGGGCACTGCCCACCCAGGACCCTTCCCCCAGCTGCGCTCTGGAGACGGCAGTACCCTGAGGGCGAGCTTCATCTTCAGTGAGCTGTTGGGGCCTGAGTTACTGAGCTGGAACCGCTGGTTCAGGGTCATGTCCTCGCAGGCGAGCAGCTGGCTGAGAGGGATCCTCAGGTTCCCCAGGCAACACTGGTGCTGCTCATCTTTCACCTGCCAAACACGACAGAGCGCTCAACGCTGGGGATGGAGACAGAACACGCAGGAAGGCCCCAAACCCCATCTTCGGCCACCTCCTTCTACATCCTGTCGCCATGCACAACGCAGTAGGAAACCCCGTCAGGGAGACTCAAAACATTGCCAATAGTGATGCTACAGTGTAGCCATGTCACAGGGCCGGTCATCTCCCAATCACATAGTCATAATGAGCACGAAAAAGAGAAAACCCCGTTCGAGGAGTCCATTACAAGGACCCTGAGCTGAGAGGCAGCAGTCCACACAAATCTGAAGATGAGAAGGAAATGTCTTCAGTCCTGTGAAAACGGTGACAAAACACATGCCTAGTGGTGTGCCAAGTTCTAGTGGTGACACTTGTTCATGGAGAAGACCCATTTCTAAGTTTCTTTTAAGACTTCTACTCAAAATGTACAATATCTGCTTTAACTGCATGACAATTTCTGGCTCCTGAATAATAACCTTCAGCTTTGCCTCTGCAACAGGAACCACTCCTGTTAGGTTGCTGCGATACAGGTAGTTTAACCAAAAGGGGTAAGAACTTTGGTGGTTTCATAGGCTCTACAGCAATGATCAAGTAAGTTAACTACACGTAAAAACCGAACAGCCTGATTGCTTATTGTTTAAACTGTAATCGcaaaagcattttttaatgaaataactaAGTTTACagaatgttaaaaattatttttttaaatccaaggTCCAGTTACTATAGATTATTTTAAGAGGAGTgcaaaaaattctttattttaaaggttatcccatcttatttttttaaattgaagtacagtttataatattatattagtttcaggtatataaaaGTGATTCATTAACTTTATAGActgtactccatttaaagttattacaaaataatggctctaGTTCTCTGTGCTGCACAATATACCTTTATTGTTTGTTCACTTacgatgcaaaaattcttaaaattttagcaaattaaatTGAACACATAAAAAGGATACTGCATCACAAGTGGGGTTATGTCCAAATAAAGGTTTGTCTGCAAGGTTTTCTCATGTTAAATCTTGCAAACCAGTAAATGTTTGCAAGATTTCAGATTTAAAAGTCAACACTGCACTTCACCATATTTACaaacttaaaaaggaaaatcacgtgatcatctcaatactTGTAGAAAAGTCtctgacaatattcaacacccattcattacAAAAACACTCAGCAAACCGGCAGGAGGAGTAGAAGGAAGTGAAACACAAAGGCTTTGCCCTTAGGATCTGGAAGGAGGCAAAGGTGTCCACTGACGCCGAGGCCGGGCTGGCAGCGGGGAAGGAACAGGAAGGGAAGTGTCATTACGAGCAGTACCCTGAGGTATCCACACGTCCAGCAGGGCTGACAGTGGTGCCAACATGTGAACACCAACACCCACTGCACCTCTGGACTCCAGTAACAGTCAGTCaaaagttgaaaattaaaaactgacaGCCCCCCGCCCGACACCTAGGGCATGAACACATCTGGTGGGCCCACAATGGCGGTTCTCCCTGTGTTGACTATGTGACGCAGAGATACAAACACAACCACGTAAATATGCAAATCACTTACCTCCACCTCGAGCTCCTGGCGCTTGGGATTGTGAACGAAGAAAGTGAAGTTTTCCTCCCACACAGGTTCATTGGTTTTGTACCGAATCTGAAAGAAATATCCAAAATCAGCTCTGGGATATTTGCTGTGGCAAAGCACTACCACACTGTGTTTATCGAGTATCGCACTTGGCAGCTACGGATGACACCCATCCTCTGGGCTGTCCTATCAAGAGTTAACTGTGGAAGGTCCGGAGCGTGTCAGCGGATGAGCTGCCAGCAGCTTCCAGCCTGGGTCCCAGGCCCCATGACAATGCGACATCTGCATGTGTGGTCCTCACTCCACGACCTCCCCAGGCCAGCGGACTACTGCACGTCAGGAAGTTTCTTAGATGAATGGTTAGCAGTTAATAAAAGGGAGGAATTCCTGAAATGTTTCCTGAAAGTAGCACATATTATAGCAACAGCAATGCCCTCTCTCAGTTTTTGAACAGAATCGTATTTGTTGAAcaagtaagtcccctacatatgaaccttcaagctgtgaactttcaaagacgcGAATGTGTATCCGGTTCCAGAGAGGAACCAGAGCCTGTGTCGTGCACATCAGGCGGAGGGAAACTGCAGCCTGCCCTCTGGCTCCTGTTGCTGACgacccctcctttccctcctccagtcGGTCACTCTTCTCGCCTGttccctcgatgccagcccctggatgccagctgttggactgtactactgtacttttcaaggtactgtactgtaagattaaaaatgttttctttattttgtgtgtttgtttttcatgtattatttgtgtgaagagtattataaacctattagaGTACactactatatagccgattgtgttagttgggtacctaggctaactctgtgggacttaacgaacaaattggacttacgaactcACTCTCAGAAAgaaactcgttcgtatgtaggggacttcctGTGCACTGCTGGTTgtcttttaaacaaaatattaacaggaCATTCAAAGGAAACTTAGAATTTGTCCCATGTCATCTACCCATGAAATCAAGCAAAAGCATAATTAACATATTCGTGTCACTTTTTAATGttacttttaaatgaatatatttgatACCAAATTAAGTAGCTGGTTATCCAACAACTGatttgagaaaacaaaagaaagactcATAAATCAATGGTCTTGATGCCTACGCCACCCCCAACTGGTGACAGTGACAGCACGGTCACACGGAAGTGCCCCAGACTGCTGGTGCCTTACCTTGCTCTCCTGGGCCTTGTGACCAACTGACATTTGGACAAGAGGATTTGGgttgctgtttattttcttccctgactatccaaaaacaaaaaacagataaaaatcaataaacacaTCTTGAAATGGGGATCACTAAAAATGGGATTATTGGCTTATATTAACAGTCATTTCTATTTACTTCTGATACTTCAGTTACAGGGAGTATCTAGGCACAATTTAACTGGAAAACAATTAATTGCTAACACACCCCAAAGCCATACTTGTATCTacataaaataaatcaagaaaactTGTATTTGCAAACAATTTTAAAACGTtaaggtcttttattttttaaagcaagcaACTTTGGAAAAACGGAATCTTCCGAAAATCTTTAATGTTAATTCCAGCTCTCAAAACTTATTTTACTAGGgtaacaaaatgaataaagtacaacaaatggaaacagaaaagcacAGGAAGGACAAATGTGAGAGTGTGTGATTCAGAACAGTCTTCTGGTTggaatcataaaaataataaagtgtcaGAGGCACATTTTCACGTTTTTAATTTAGTATCTTCTGTTCAAACATGTACCTATCAGATTATCGAACCTTGCTTACCAGCTGCTAAGTAATTTTGACTGGAAGAATAAACGTCAATCTAAATTGCATTTAAGCAGATACAAATGCAATGAGAAAAATtcaggaataagaaaaaatgGTAAGAAGCATACTTTAGCACAGACAGCTGATAGAAGAATACATAGTAAAATGCAACATATATGGGAC encodes:
- the ESYT2 gene encoding extended synaptotagmin-2 isoform X8, producing the protein MWPFICQFIEKLFRETIEPAVRGAHTHLSTFSFTRVDVGQQPLRINGVKVYTENVDKRQIILDLQISFVGNCEIDLEIKRYFCRAGVQSIQIHGTMRVILEPLIGDMPLVGALSIFFLRKPLLEINWTGLTNLLDIPGLNGLSDTIILDIISNYLVLPNRITVPLVSEVQIAQLRFPIPKGVLRIHFIEAQDLQGKDTYLKGLIKGKSDPYGVIRVGNQIFQSKVIKENLSPKWNEVYEALVYEHPGQELEIELFDEDPDKDDFLGSLMIDLIEVEKERLLDEWFTLDEVLRGKLHLKLEWLTLMPDASNLEKVLTDIRADKDQANDGLSSSLLVLYLDSARNLPSIYEGNFGCGYLKERRASGLVFCENTASVCRALFSNPLEFNPDVLKKAAIQKALKSGKKINSNPNPLVQMSVGHKAQESKIRYKTNEPVWEENFTFFVHNPKRQELEVEVKDEQHQCCLGNLRIPLSQLLACEDMTLNQRFQLSNSGPNSSLKMKLALRVLHLEKQERSPDHQHSAQVKRPSVSKEGRKISVRSQMSASPGTADSSTAPSTPVMGGCDNKPGVEERAQPAEASPQGPRDLGRSSSSLQAGSTGSPSHVSVKEPTPSIASDISLPVATQELRQRLRQLENGTTLGQSPLGQIQLTVRHSSQRNKLVVVVHSCRNLIAFSEDGSDPYVRLYLLPDKRRSGRRKTHVSKKTLNPVFDQSFDFSVSLPDVQRRTLDVAVKNSGGFLSKDKGLLGKVRPHGGWDEAPRGDVGCAGRGAPAVSASPVPTRSPHRRTHALFIISCTWLLVP